Proteins encoded in a region of the Buteo buteo chromosome 11, bButBut1.hap1.1, whole genome shotgun sequence genome:
- the ENSA gene encoding alpha-endosulfine isoform X1 — protein MAATLGTGARAEESGQEKQDMQEKETVTPERAEEAKLKAKYPNLGQKPGGSDFLMKRLQKGQKYFDSGDYNMAKAKMKNKQLPSAGPDKNLVTGDHIPTPQDLPQRKSSLVTSKLAG, from the exons ATGGCAGCCACGCTCGGTACCGGCGCCCGCGCGGAGGAGAGCGGGCAGGAGAAACAG gacaTGCAAGAGAAGGAAACCGTCACCCCTGAGAGAGCAGAAGAGGCAAAACTGAAGGCCAAATACCCCAACCTAGGCCAGAAGCCTGGAGGTTCCGACTTCCTCATGAAGAGACTGCAGAAAGGG CAAAAATACTTCGATTCTGGTGACTACAACATGGCCAAGGCAAAGATGAAGAACAAGCAGTTGCCAAGTGCAGGGCCAGACAAGAACCTGGTGACAGGAGACCACATCCCCACGCCACAGGACCTCCCGCAGAGAAAATCCTCGCTTGTAACCAGCAAGCTGGCAGGGTAG
- the ENSA gene encoding alpha-endosulfine isoform X2 yields the protein MAAWGDMQEKETVTPERAEEAKLKAKYPNLGQKPGGSDFLMKRLQKGQKYFDSGDYNMAKAKMKNKQLPSAGPDKNLVTGDHIPTPQDLPQRKSSLVTSKLAG from the exons ATGGCGGCGTGGGGG gacaTGCAAGAGAAGGAAACCGTCACCCCTGAGAGAGCAGAAGAGGCAAAACTGAAGGCCAAATACCCCAACCTAGGCCAGAAGCCTGGAGGTTCCGACTTCCTCATGAAGAGACTGCAGAAAGGG CAAAAATACTTCGATTCTGGTGACTACAACATGGCCAAGGCAAAGATGAAGAACAAGCAGTTGCCAAGTGCAGGGCCAGACAAGAACCTGGTGACAGGAGACCACATCCCCACGCCACAGGACCTCCCGCAGAGAAAATCCTCGCTTGTAACCAGCAAGCTGGCAGGGTAG
- the GOLPH3L gene encoding Golgi phosphoprotein 3-like isoform X2 — translation MGLNTAMAKEGYTSFWNDCISSGLRGGILIELALRGRICLEPLSIRKKRLLERKVLLKSDAPTGDVLLDETLRHIKATESAETVQTWIELLTGETWNPFKLQYQLRNVRERIAKALVEKGILTTEKQNFLLFDMTTHPVSNATEKQRLVKKLQESMLERWVNDPHRMERRTLALLVLAHSSDVLENVFASLADDKYNVAMNRTKDLLDMDPEVEAAKARGAEMIWAVLAAFNKS, via the exons ATGGGTCTGAACACAGCAATGGCAAAGGAG GGCTACACCTCCTTCTGGAATGACTGCATCTCTTCAGGCCTGCGAGGTGGTATCCTCATTGAGCTGGCTCTGCGTGGCCGGATCTGCCTGGAGCCGCTCTCCATCAGGAAGAAGAGACTGCTGGAGAGGAAG GTGCTCTTGAAGTCAGACGCGCCAACTGGTGATGTCTTGCTGGATGAGACCCTCCGACACATCAAGGCCACGGAGTCTGCAGAAACAGTGCAGACCTGGATAGAGCTGCTCACTG GGGAGACCTGGAACCCCTTCAAGCTGCAGTACCAGCTGAGGAACGTACGTGAGCGCATCGCCAAGGCGCTGGTGGAGAAGGGCATCCTCACCACGGAGAAGCAGAACTTCCTGCTCTTTGACATGACCACCCACCCTGTCAGCAACGCCACCGAGAAGCAGCGCTTGGTGAAGAAGCTCCAGGAGAGCATGCTGGAGCGGTGGGTGAACGACCCCCACCGCATGGAACGCAGGACTCTGGCTCTCCTCGTATTGGCCCACTCCTCAGATGTACTGGAGAACGTTTTCGCCAGCCTGGCAGATGACAAGTACAATGTGGCAATGAACAGGACCAAGGACCTCCTCGATATGGACCCCGAGGTGGAAGCTGCCAAAGCCAGGGGTGCAGAGATGATCTGGGCTGTCCTGGCAGCCTTCAATAAGTCCTAA
- the GOLPH3L gene encoding Golgi phosphoprotein 3-like isoform X1: MTTLTHRGRRAEAGRNLDKKPDSEEDAPVDRDLNDDDPGDFKDIRLTLMEEVLLLGLKDKEGYTSFWNDCISSGLRGGILIELALRGRICLEPLSIRKKRLLERKVLLKSDAPTGDVLLDETLRHIKATESAETVQTWIELLTGETWNPFKLQYQLRNVRERIAKALVEKGILTTEKQNFLLFDMTTHPVSNATEKQRLVKKLQESMLERWVNDPHRMERRTLALLVLAHSSDVLENVFASLADDKYNVAMNRTKDLLDMDPEVEAAKARGAEMIWAVLAAFNKS; encoded by the exons ATGACAACGCTAACACACCGAGGACGGCGTGCTGaggcaggaaggaacttggaCAAGAAGCCTGACAGTGAGGAAGATGCGCCTGTGGACAGAGACCTGAATGACGATGATCCTGGTGACTTCAAAGATATCCGCCTCACGCTCATGGAGGAGGTGTTGCTCCTGGGGCTGAAGGACAAGGAG GGCTACACCTCCTTCTGGAATGACTGCATCTCTTCAGGCCTGCGAGGTGGTATCCTCATTGAGCTGGCTCTGCGTGGCCGGATCTGCCTGGAGCCGCTCTCCATCAGGAAGAAGAGACTGCTGGAGAGGAAG GTGCTCTTGAAGTCAGACGCGCCAACTGGTGATGTCTTGCTGGATGAGACCCTCCGACACATCAAGGCCACGGAGTCTGCAGAAACAGTGCAGACCTGGATAGAGCTGCTCACTG GGGAGACCTGGAACCCCTTCAAGCTGCAGTACCAGCTGAGGAACGTACGTGAGCGCATCGCCAAGGCGCTGGTGGAGAAGGGCATCCTCACCACGGAGAAGCAGAACTTCCTGCTCTTTGACATGACCACCCACCCTGTCAGCAACGCCACCGAGAAGCAGCGCTTGGTGAAGAAGCTCCAGGAGAGCATGCTGGAGCGGTGGGTGAACGACCCCCACCGCATGGAACGCAGGACTCTGGCTCTCCTCGTATTGGCCCACTCCTCAGATGTACTGGAGAACGTTTTCGCCAGCCTGGCAGATGACAAGTACAATGTGGCAATGAACAGGACCAAGGACCTCCTCGATATGGACCCCGAGGTGGAAGCTGCCAAAGCCAGGGGTGCAGAGATGATCTGGGCTGTCCTGGCAGCCTTCAATAAGTCCTAA
- the MCL1 gene encoding induced myeloid leukemia cell differentiation protein Mcl-1, translating into MFAVKRNAVIGFNLYCGGGPALAPASPGGGPAPPPPPPAAAEVPGTLIGSVGAWAAAGRPEHPRAPVGCGAAPRAALPPAARPGALWSPEEELDGCEPEAERGPAGDSLPGTPPGPPEPPDGLRQDSLELISRYLREAAGEAEPAVKKLFPGLLGGPGRPGGSGDAVMEKALETLRRVGDGVMQKHELAFQGMLRKLEIQKEEDLQSVCEVAAHVFSDGVTNWGRVVTLISFGAFVAKHLKSINQERCISSLAGIITDALVSSKREWLMSQGGWEGFVDFFRVEDLEGSIRNVLMAFAGVAGLGASLAYMIR; encoded by the exons ATGTTCGCCGTGAAGCGGAACGCCGTCATCGGCTTCAACCTCTACtgcggcggcggcccggccctGGCGCCCGCCTCGCCGGGAGgggggccggccccgccgccgccgccgcccgccgccgctgAGGTACCCGGGACCCTGATCGGCTCCGTGGGGGCCTGGGCCGCCGCCGGTCGCCCCGAGCACCCCCGCGCGCCGGTCGGCTGCGGCGCAGCCCCCCGCGCGGCGCTGCCccccgcggcgcggccgggcgCGCTGTGGAGCCCCGAGGAGGAGCTGGACGGCTGCGAGCCGGAGGCCGAGCGCGGCCCGGCGGGGGACTCGCTGCCCGGCACGCCGCCCGGGCCGCCGGAGCCGCCCGATGGGCTGCGGCAGGACTCGCTGGAGCTCATCAGCCGCTACCtgcgggaggcggcgggcgaGGCCGAGCCCGCCGTGAAGAAGCTTTTCCCGGGGCTGCTGGGCGGGCCCGGCCGGCCCGGCGGATCGGGCGACGCCGTGATGGAGAAGGCGCTGGAGACGCTGCGGAGGGTGGGCGACGGCGTCATGCAGAAACACGAGCTGGCCTTCCAGG GAATGCTTCGGAAACTGGAAATCCAGAAAGAGGAAGATCTGCAGTCGGTGTGTGAAGTGGCTGCCCATGTGTTCAGTGATGGAGTAACAAACTGGGGTCGAGTGGTGACGCTCATCTCGTTCGGTGCCTTTGTTGCGAAACACCTGAAAAGCATAAACCAGGAGAGGTGCATCAGCTCGCTGGCAGGGATCATCACAGATGCACTTGTCTCATCTAAGCGCGAGTGGCTAATGAGCCAGGGAGGCTGG GAGGGCTTTGTTGACTTCTTTCGAGTCGAGGACCTAGAAGGCAGCATCAGAAATGTACTGATGGCGTTTGCAGGTGTGGCTGGACTAGGAGCAAGCTTGGCATACATGATCCGGTGA